From the genome of Proteus vulgaris, one region includes:
- the glgB gene encoding 1,4-alpha-glucan branching protein GlgB, which produces MSVAVTKKTIEKLINGYESDPFALLGMHETSAGLEVRAFLPDAVSVSVIDRKNGRKVATLERKHPSGFFCGAIPRRKRRFSYCLDVTWENAQGIVDDPYQFGILLQEMDIWFLAQGHHSRPYQCLGAHPAKLGDIDGITFAVWAPNAQSVSVVGDFSFWDERRFPMRLRRESGIWELFIPQAHLGDCYKYAILDANGERRLKADPYAFETQIRPETASIINTLPPVKPMPLSRQQTNQRNAPISIYEVHLGSWRRHTDDQSWLSYRELAEQLIPYVKEMGFTHIELLPINEHPFDGSWGYQPLGLYSPTRRFGSPMDFRDFIEAAHQAEISVILDWVPGHFPEDDYGLRNFDGTSLYEYADRREGFHPDWNTLIYNYGRNEVLNYLSGNLLYWHEHFALDGFRFDAVASMLYRDYSRKEGEWIPNKHGGRENLEAIDFIRHTNKLLGTTCPGTITIAEESTDFPGVTLPPDDGGLGFNYKWNMGWMHDTLAYMQRDPIYRKYHHNQMTFGMLYAYNENFVLPLSHDEFVHGKGSLIGRMVGDDWQKFANLRAYLGFMWAYPGKKLLFMGCEFAQWREWNHDSSLDWHLLEEPNSPHQGVQHFVRDLNLSYQANAPLFECDFEREGFEWLTVDDHDNSVFAFCRKDAQGNEIIVISNFTPIVHHNYVVGVNKAGSYQEILNSDSEFYNGSNVGNLGEIETTASAFNGKPHSLSLSLPPLATLYLRLKD; this is translated from the coding sequence ATGTCTGTAGCTGTGACAAAAAAAACAATAGAAAAGCTAATTAATGGGTATGAGTCTGACCCTTTTGCACTTCTTGGTATGCATGAAACATCGGCTGGTTTAGAAGTTCGTGCATTTTTACCTGATGCTGTTTCAGTCAGTGTCATCGATAGAAAGAATGGCAGAAAAGTCGCGACATTAGAACGCAAACATCCTAGTGGTTTTTTCTGTGGTGCAATCCCCCGGCGTAAACGTCGTTTTAGTTATTGTTTAGATGTTACTTGGGAAAATGCACAAGGGATTGTTGATGATCCTTATCAGTTCGGTATTTTACTGCAAGAAATGGATATTTGGTTTTTAGCACAAGGTCATCATTCTCGCCCTTATCAATGTTTAGGCGCTCACCCCGCTAAATTAGGTGATATTGATGGTATTACTTTTGCTGTATGGGCACCCAATGCACAAAGTGTGAGTGTGGTTGGCGATTTCTCATTTTGGGATGAAAGACGTTTTCCTATGCGATTACGTCGTGAAAGTGGAATTTGGGAGCTTTTTATTCCACAAGCTCATCTTGGTGATTGCTATAAATACGCTATTTTAGATGCCAATGGAGAACGTCGATTAAAAGCTGATCCTTATGCTTTTGAAACGCAAATACGCCCCGAAACTGCATCAATCATCAATACATTACCTCCCGTTAAGCCAATGCCATTGTCGCGTCAGCAAACGAATCAACGTAATGCGCCTATTTCTATTTATGAAGTTCATCTAGGTTCATGGCGCCGACACACCGACGATCAAAGTTGGTTAAGTTATCGTGAACTAGCCGAACAGTTAATTCCCTACGTTAAAGAAATGGGCTTTACCCATATCGAACTATTGCCTATTAATGAGCACCCTTTTGATGGTTCATGGGGATATCAACCTTTAGGGTTATATTCACCAACTCGTCGTTTTGGGTCACCTATGGATTTTCGTGATTTTATCGAAGCGGCTCATCAGGCTGAAATTAGCGTTATTTTAGATTGGGTTCCTGGACATTTCCCTGAAGATGACTACGGTTTACGTAATTTTGACGGTACATCACTCTATGAATATGCTGATAGACGAGAAGGCTTCCATCCTGATTGGAACACCTTAATTTATAACTATGGGCGTAATGAAGTACTGAATTACCTTTCAGGCAATTTATTGTATTGGCATGAACATTTTGCGCTTGATGGTTTCCGTTTCGATGCAGTTGCTTCCATGCTTTATCGTGATTACAGCCGAAAAGAAGGTGAATGGATACCTAATAAACACGGTGGGCGTGAGAATTTAGAAGCCATTGATTTTATTCGCCATACCAACAAATTATTGGGTACAACTTGCCCAGGTACTATCACGATTGCAGAAGAATCAACCGATTTCCCAGGTGTTACCCTACCACCTGATGATGGTGGTTTAGGTTTTAATTACAAATGGAATATGGGTTGGATGCACGACACCTTAGCTTATATGCAACGTGATCCTATCTATCGTAAATACCACCACAATCAAATGACCTTTGGCATGCTCTATGCCTATAACGAAAACTTTGTTCTGCCTCTTTCTCACGATGAATTTGTGCATGGTAAAGGTTCGTTAATAGGTCGTATGGTGGGTGATGATTGGCAAAAATTTGCCAATTTACGGGCATATCTTGGCTTTATGTGGGCTTATCCCGGCAAAAAATTACTATTTATGGGATGTGAGTTTGCACAGTGGCGTGAATGGAACCACGACAGTAGTTTAGATTGGCATCTTCTTGAAGAGCCAAATAGCCCGCACCAAGGTGTTCAACACTTTGTACGAGATTTAAATCTTTCCTATCAAGCCAATGCCCCGCTTTTTGAGTGTGATTTTGAACGCGAAGGCTTTGAATGGCTTACCGTTGATGATCACGACAATTCCGTCTTTGCTTTTTGCCGTAAAGATGCACAAGGCAATGAAATTATTGTTATCAGTAATTTCACTCCTATTGTTCATCATAATTACGTTGTCGGTGTAAACAAAGCGGGTTCATATCAAGAAATACTCAATAGTGATTCTGAGTTTTACAACGGCAGTAATGTAGGAAATTTAGGTGAAATAGAGACAACTGCAAGTGCATTTAATGGCAAGCCTCACTCCTTGTCATTGTCACTACCGCCACTTGCGACGCTGTATTTAAGATTGAAGGATTAA
- the glgX gene encoding glycogen debranching protein GlgX, with protein sequence MSLDYGRPFPMGSHYDGYGVNFTLFSENATKVILCLFDKAGKEIRYPLPGKTGSIWHGYLPGAGPGLHYGYRVEGEWEPEKGLFYQPQQLLLDPYARQVTGIVDNTLPYTSPVFNALEHDDSAITPKAIITDDSGCFCHYYKEKGTYQRLNTPWSETIIYEGHVKGLTKLHPEIPEKLRGTYAALGHPAFISHLKKLGITALELLPIQYHLTEPHLHKIGLKNYWGYNVLAPFALSTQYYSNTGRNIIDEFREAVRCLHKANIEVILDVVFNHTAELSDQFEGYIVSQRGIDNQSYYWLNDENKAQNWTGCGNTLNLSRPETVQWVMDCLRYWVTEFHIDGFRFDLATSLGRVPYFDTQSPLLTAIRQDPLLSRIKLIAEPWDLGSDGYQVGNFPVPFTEWNDGYRDVIRRFWLWRDVSIATFADNITGSAKLYHKNGRPPYSSINMITSHDGFTLRDLVSYQNKHNEENGESNLDGHNTNYSVNFGEEGLIVNEKIGQYRLLATRNMLATLLLSRGTPHLLAGDEVGNTQYGNNNAYCQDNKVSWIKWFQQPYDLTDYIRHLIELRHQITPLSSLKWWEEDSENVIWFNQDAQPMSDEDWQQLPPSPLQLFLAQQWILMINPLRNSAVFSLPEGSWSCLLDTASWPLCHPTQSQHCEVQPNSITLWRNSVFYTQSSTEKLPNISSQVK encoded by the coding sequence ATGTCTTTAGATTATGGTCGCCCTTTTCCTATGGGCAGTCATTATGATGGCTATGGAGTAAATTTTACACTCTTTAGTGAAAATGCCACTAAAGTCATACTCTGCCTGTTTGATAAAGCAGGCAAAGAGATCCGCTATCCATTACCGGGTAAAACTGGCTCAATTTGGCATGGGTATTTGCCTGGAGCAGGACCCGGTTTACATTATGGTTATCGTGTAGAAGGCGAATGGGAACCAGAAAAAGGATTATTCTATCAACCTCAACAGTTGTTATTAGATCCTTATGCGAGGCAAGTCACAGGCATAGTGGATAACACCTTGCCTTATACATCCCCTGTTTTTAATGCATTAGAACATGATGATAGTGCAATAACACCTAAAGCAATTATCACGGATGATAGTGGTTGTTTTTGTCACTATTATAAAGAAAAAGGCACTTATCAGCGTTTAAATACACCGTGGTCAGAAACCATTATTTATGAAGGTCATGTAAAGGGACTAACAAAACTACATCCTGAAATACCTGAAAAATTACGGGGTACTTATGCAGCATTAGGACACCCTGCTTTTATTTCGCATTTGAAAAAATTAGGTATTACGGCATTAGAATTATTACCTATTCAATATCATTTAACCGAGCCACATCTTCATAAAATTGGTTTAAAAAACTATTGGGGTTATAACGTATTAGCGCCTTTTGCTTTATCGACACAATATTATTCCAACACAGGTCGAAATATTATTGATGAATTTCGAGAAGCCGTAAGATGTCTGCATAAAGCCAATATTGAAGTCATCCTAGATGTGGTATTCAATCACACTGCTGAATTAAGTGACCAATTTGAAGGTTATATTGTTTCTCAACGTGGTATTGATAACCAAAGCTATTATTGGTTAAACGATGAAAATAAAGCCCAAAATTGGACGGGATGTGGTAATACTCTCAATTTAAGTCGCCCTGAAACGGTGCAGTGGGTAATGGATTGCCTACGCTATTGGGTTACTGAATTTCATATTGATGGCTTCCGCTTTGATTTGGCAACCAGTCTTGGCCGAGTTCCTTATTTTGATACACAATCGCCATTATTAACGGCTATTCGCCAAGATCCGCTTCTTTCACGCATTAAACTTATCGCAGAGCCATGGGATTTAGGCTCTGATGGTTATCAAGTCGGTAATTTCCCAGTTCCATTTACAGAATGGAATGACGGCTACCGTGATGTTATTCGTCGTTTTTGGTTATGGCGAGATGTATCTATTGCAACATTTGCAGACAACATTACTGGCTCTGCAAAGCTATACCATAAAAACGGTCGGCCTCCCTATTCTAGTATCAATATGATAACAAGCCATGATGGCTTTACACTGCGAGATTTAGTGAGTTATCAGAATAAACATAACGAGGAGAATGGAGAATCAAACCTAGATGGACATAACACCAATTACAGTGTGAATTTTGGTGAAGAGGGTTTGATAGTTAATGAAAAAATAGGTCAATACAGATTGCTTGCGACAAGGAATATGCTGGCAACCTTACTGCTTTCTAGAGGAACACCTCATTTACTCGCCGGTGATGAAGTGGGTAATACGCAATATGGTAATAACAACGCTTATTGTCAGGATAATAAAGTCAGTTGGATCAAATGGTTTCAACAACCTTATGACTTAACTGATTACATTCGCCACCTTATTGAATTACGTCACCAAATTACACCTTTAAGTTCTCTTAAATGGTGGGAAGAAGATAGTGAAAACGTTATTTGGTTCAATCAAGATGCTCAACCAATGAGCGATGAAGATTGGCAACAACTTCCGCCCTCACCATTACAACTTTTTTTAGCGCAACAATGGATTTTAATGATTAACCCATTAAGAAACAGCGCTGTCTTTTCTTTACCTGAAGGGTCTTGGTCTTGCTTGCTTGATACGGCTAGCTGGCCTCTTTGTCACCCAACACAATCTCAGCATTGTGAAGTACAACCTAACAGTATCACCCTTTGGCGAAATAGCGTTTTTTATACTCAGTCTTCTACTGAAAAATTACCCAATATTTCCTCCCAAGTTAAGTAA
- the glgC gene encoding glucose-1-phosphate adenylyltransferase: MMTTEQGQKLMLAQQLPKEAIALVLAGGRGTRLKALTAKRAKPAVFFGGKFRIIDFTLSNCLNSGIRRIGVITQYQSHSLVQHIQRGWSFFNEDMNEFVDLLPAQQRRNTDHWYMGTADAIYQNLDILRSYKAKYVVILAGDHIYKMNYARLLLDHVENKSKFTVACIRVPKEDAFQFGIMDIDENRRVLNFLEKPSNPPCIPDDPEHSLASMGIYVVDRDYLFDLLEEDSRDPDSHHDFGQDIIPKITERGDVLAHPFELSCVSSDPSVAPYWRDVGTIEAYWSANLDLASVTPELDMYAKDWPIRTFMTPLPPAKFVQDNHGEHGQMMNSLIADGCIINGSTLYSSILFPLVRVESFCHIEDSVILPDVTVSHHCYLKRCIIERSCTIPEGTVIGMNAEDDAARFHRTEEGIVLVTREMLEQLAHQKKENPIEKNEEQKPQNEEAFS; the protein is encoded by the coding sequence ATGATGACAACAGAACAAGGCCAAAAATTAATGTTGGCACAACAACTTCCTAAAGAGGCGATTGCGCTCGTTTTAGCTGGAGGTCGTGGCACACGCTTGAAAGCATTGACAGCGAAACGTGCAAAACCGGCGGTTTTCTTTGGTGGGAAATTTCGAATTATCGACTTTACGCTATCAAACTGTCTTAACTCAGGGATCCGTCGTATTGGTGTAATAACCCAGTATCAATCGCACTCCCTCGTTCAACATATTCAACGCGGTTGGTCATTTTTTAACGAAGACATGAATGAATTTGTTGACTTATTACCAGCTCAACAACGTCGTAATACCGATCATTGGTATATGGGTACGGCTGATGCGATATATCAAAACCTTGATATTCTTCGTAGCTACAAAGCTAAATATGTGGTGATTTTAGCAGGTGATCATATTTATAAAATGAACTATGCGCGTTTATTACTTGATCACGTTGAAAATAAATCAAAATTTACCGTTGCCTGTATTCGAGTTCCTAAAGAAGATGCATTTCAGTTTGGTATTATGGATATCGATGAAAATCGTCGAGTACTAAATTTCCTAGAAAAACCATCAAATCCACCGTGTATTCCTGATGATCCAGAGCATTCATTAGCGAGCATGGGGATTTATGTGGTTGATAGAGATTATCTATTTGATTTACTGGAAGAAGATAGCCGTGATCCTGATTCACATCATGATTTTGGCCAAGATATTATTCCTAAAATCACTGAACGTGGTGATGTGTTAGCTCACCCATTTGAACTCTCTTGCGTTAGTTCTGATCCGTCTGTAGCACCTTATTGGCGTGATGTAGGAACCATTGAAGCGTATTGGTCTGCAAACCTTGATTTAGCCTCAGTGACACCTGAGCTTGATATGTATGCCAAAGATTGGCCAATTCGCACCTTTATGACCCCGCTACCACCTGCAAAATTTGTACAAGATAATCATGGTGAGCATGGGCAAATGATGAACTCTTTGATTGCAGATGGCTGTATTATCAATGGCTCAACTCTCTATTCTTCTATTTTATTCCCATTGGTTCGTGTTGAATCTTTCTGCCACATTGAAGATTCTGTCATTTTACCAGATGTTACCGTGAGTCATCACTGCTACTTAAAACGTTGTATCATCGAGCGTAGTTGTACTATCCCCGAAGGGACAGTCATTGGTATGAATGCAGAAGATGATGCAGCTCGTTTTCATCGTACTGAAGAAGGTATTGTGCTAGTGACAAGAGAAATGCTTGAACAATTAGCACATCAAAAAAAAGAAAACCCAATTGAGAAAAACGAAGAACAGAAACCTCAAAATGAGGAGGCATTTTCGTGA
- the glgA gene encoding glycogen synthase GlgA, translating into MNVLHCCSELFPLLKTGGLADVMGSLPLAQKKIGLDARVVIPAFPAIKDNIADLKLVTDVDTFAGHISLLYGQYQGIDIYLIDAPHLYQRAGSPYHDEYQHAYSDNVFRFALLGWVASELSAGLDPLWRADIVHAHDWHAGLACAYLAVKHYPAKSVFTVHNLAYKGEFSPYHLHQLELPDYSFSINGLEYYGQISFLKAGLFYANHITTVSPTYAKEITRPEFGYGLEGLLRQRTDEQRLSGILNGIDEAIWEPATDNLITRRYDIKNLNKRLENKTALQKKCGLPVNNNAPLFAVVSRLTSQKGLDLVIDVLPDIVDQGGQFVLLGTGDSHLESAFLHAQQQYPQHVATHIGYDESFSHQVIAGADVIMVPSRFEPCGLTQLYGLKYGALPLVRHTGGLADTVNDCSLENLAHHQATGFVFHEATPDDLRLAINRAFTLWGMPKQWQQVQTDAMSQTIFSWETAAKTYAALYHRL; encoded by the coding sequence GTGAATGTGCTTCACTGTTGTTCTGAGTTATTTCCTCTGCTAAAAACAGGGGGATTAGCTGATGTTATGGGCTCTTTGCCCCTAGCTCAGAAAAAAATAGGCTTAGATGCGCGGGTTGTTATACCCGCGTTTCCTGCGATTAAAGATAATATTGCTGATCTCAAATTAGTCACTGATGTTGATACCTTTGCAGGTCATATTTCTTTGCTTTATGGTCAATACCAAGGTATTGATATTTATCTTATTGATGCACCTCATCTTTATCAACGAGCAGGCAGCCCTTATCACGATGAATATCAACATGCTTATAGTGATAATGTTTTTCGTTTTGCCCTATTAGGTTGGGTTGCCAGTGAATTATCCGCAGGATTAGATCCTTTATGGCGTGCTGATATTGTTCATGCTCACGACTGGCATGCGGGGTTAGCTTGCGCTTATTTGGCTGTAAAACACTATCCTGCAAAATCGGTTTTTACAGTTCATAACCTCGCTTATAAAGGCGAGTTTTCACCTTATCATCTTCATCAACTTGAATTACCTGATTACAGTTTTTCAATTAATGGGTTGGAATATTATGGACAGATTTCATTCTTAAAAGCGGGCTTATTTTATGCAAATCATATTACGACGGTTAGCCCAACATATGCCAAAGAGATAACGCGCCCTGAATTTGGTTATGGACTTGAAGGTTTATTGCGTCAACGTACCGATGAACAGCGATTAAGTGGCATATTAAATGGTATAGATGAGGCGATTTGGGAGCCTGCAACGGATAACTTAATTACACGTCGCTATGATATAAAAAACCTCAATAAACGCCTAGAAAATAAAACAGCATTACAGAAAAAATGCGGTTTACCTGTTAATAATAATGCCCCTCTTTTTGCTGTTGTGAGCCGTTTAACATCACAAAAAGGGCTTGATTTAGTGATTGACGTATTACCTGATATTGTTGATCAAGGTGGTCAATTTGTGTTGTTAGGCACAGGTGATAGCCATCTTGAATCCGCATTTTTACATGCTCAACAACAATACCCTCAACATGTTGCTACTCATATTGGTTATGACGAAAGTTTTTCACACCAAGTTATCGCGGGTGCTGATGTGATTATGGTGCCTAGTCGTTTTGAACCTTGTGGGTTAACTCAGCTATATGGCTTGAAATATGGCGCACTTCCTTTAGTGAGACACACCGGTGGATTAGCTGATACGGTGAATGATTGTTCATTAGAAAATCTAGCCCATCATCAAGCCACAGGTTTTGTTTTCCATGAAGCAACACCTGATGATTTGCGTCTTGCTATCAATCGAGCCTTTACCTTGTGGGGTATGCCAAAACAGTGGCAACAAGTTCAAACAGATGCCATGAGCCAAACTATTTTTAGTTGGGAAACAGCGGCTAAGACCTATGCAGCGCTGTATCACCGTTTATAG
- the glgP gene encoding glycogen/starch/alpha-glucan family phosphorylase — MKKLCEFDYLSPDKDVESLKRSIVYKLMFIVGTSPKYATPTDWLNATSYAIRDRLVERWLKSTKAELSPKVKQVYYISMEFLMGRFLTNAMLSLGVYNEVKEALKELGLDLEKQIELEPDPGLGNGGLGRLAACFLDSCATLGYPVTGYGIRYEYGMFRQQIQNGEQHEVADNWLEKGNPWEFPRHDVQFEVDFGGRLQQEGDKSYWVDTLNVLAQPNDSIVPGYNTQATDTIRLWSAKANGAFNLGKFNKGEYLEATEAKDRSENISRILYPDDSTMSGKMLRLQQEYFLVSASIQDILQRHYHLHQRFDNLKDFIAIHLNDTHPVLAIPELMRQLIDKHGFSWDEAWKQTICIFSYTNHTLMGEALETWPVDMIGRALPRHLQIIFQINDKFLKQVREQYPNDNDLLRRVSIIDEENGRNVRMAWLAVIISQQVNGVSELHSQLMVQSLFADFAMIYPKKFCNITNGITPRRWLALANPSLSQVIDNQIGTNWRTNLEQLGELMPLVKDKDFLHQLKDSKRLNKQNLANIIQQDLNITINPDALFDVQIKRIHEYKRQLLNVLGIITRYNRILENPEKNWVPRVFIFGGKAASAYYNAKKIINLINDIAVKINNDERIKDKLKVIFIPNYGVSLAQHIIPAADLSEQISLAGTEASGTGNMKFALNGALTIGTLDGANIEIGEHVGFENMFIFGHNAQEVAELRQRYSPRRYYDEDVELHTVLNQIANGFFNPTSPDRYKSIFDSLIEFGDHYQVLADYRSYVDTQDSVDVLYQDGDAWLKKSALNICQMGYFSADRAVTEYMQRIWKASAITL; from the coding sequence ATGAAAAAGTTATGTGAATTTGATTATTTATCACCAGATAAGGATGTTGAATCGTTAAAGCGTTCTATTGTTTATAAACTGATGTTTATTGTTGGTACTTCCCCTAAATACGCCACACCAACAGATTGGTTAAATGCAACTTCCTACGCGATACGAGACCGTTTAGTTGAACGTTGGTTGAAATCAACCAAAGCTGAACTTTCACCGAAAGTAAAACAGGTTTACTACATTTCGATGGAATTTCTTATGGGACGTTTTTTAACGAATGCTATGCTTTCTTTAGGGGTTTATAACGAAGTTAAAGAAGCATTAAAAGAATTAGGACTTGATCTTGAAAAGCAAATCGAACTTGAGCCAGACCCAGGTTTAGGTAACGGCGGTTTAGGTCGTTTAGCGGCGTGTTTTCTTGATTCTTGTGCCACATTAGGTTATCCGGTGACAGGCTATGGTATTCGCTATGAATACGGTATGTTCCGTCAGCAAATTCAAAATGGTGAACAGCATGAAGTTGCGGATAACTGGCTTGAGAAAGGTAATCCTTGGGAATTCCCTCGTCATGATGTGCAATTTGAAGTGGATTTTGGCGGGCGTTTACAACAAGAAGGTGATAAAAGTTATTGGGTTGATACCTTGAATGTGCTGGCTCAACCTAATGACTCTATTGTTCCTGGTTATAACACACAAGCAACAGATACCATTAGGTTATGGTCTGCTAAAGCAAATGGTGCGTTTAATTTAGGTAAATTCAATAAAGGTGAATACCTTGAAGCTACAGAAGCCAAAGATCGCTCTGAAAATATCTCTCGTATTCTTTACCCAGATGACTCAACTATGTCAGGTAAGATGTTGCGTTTGCAGCAAGAATATTTTTTAGTCAGCGCCTCTATTCAAGATATTTTGCAACGTCATTATCATCTTCATCAACGCTTTGATAATTTAAAAGATTTTATTGCCATTCACCTTAACGACACTCACCCTGTTCTTGCCATTCCTGAATTAATGCGCCAGCTTATTGATAAGCATGGATTTAGTTGGGATGAAGCATGGAAGCAAACAATCTGCATATTTTCATATACCAATCATACGTTAATGGGTGAAGCATTAGAAACATGGCCTGTTGATATGATAGGACGCGCACTTCCTCGCCATTTACAAATTATTTTCCAAATCAATGATAAATTCTTAAAGCAAGTTAGAGAACAATATCCTAATGATAACGACTTATTACGTCGTGTTTCTATTATTGATGAAGAAAATGGTCGTAATGTCCGTATGGCTTGGCTTGCGGTAATTATTAGTCAGCAAGTTAATGGGGTTTCTGAACTTCATAGCCAATTAATGGTGCAATCCTTATTTGCTGATTTTGCGATGATCTATCCTAAGAAATTCTGCAATATTACCAATGGTATTACCCCCCGTCGCTGGCTGGCATTAGCTAACCCTTCTCTTTCTCAAGTCATTGATAACCAGATTGGTACCAACTGGCGAACCAATTTAGAGCAATTAGGTGAATTAATGCCACTGGTGAAAGACAAAGATTTCTTACACCAATTAAAAGACTCAAAGCGACTGAATAAACAAAACTTGGCTAACATTATTCAGCAAGACTTGAATATTACCATTAATCCTGATGCGTTATTTGATGTACAAATTAAACGTATTCATGAATATAAACGTCAACTTCTCAATGTGTTAGGTATTATCACTCGTTATAATCGTATTCTAGAAAATCCAGAGAAAAACTGGGTGCCTCGCGTATTTATTTTTGGAGGTAAAGCCGCATCAGCTTATTATAATGCGAAAAAAATTATTAATCTTATCAACGATATTGCAGTGAAGATTAATAATGACGAGCGTATTAAAGATAAACTAAAAGTGATCTTCATTCCTAATTACGGCGTGAGCTTAGCGCAACATATTATTCCTGCTGCGGATTTATCTGAACAAATATCTTTAGCTGGCACAGAAGCTTCTGGTACAGGTAATATGAAATTTGCGTTAAATGGTGCGCTAACTATCGGAACTCTGGATGGTGCTAATATTGAAATTGGTGAGCATGTTGGTTTTGAAAATATGTTTATCTTTGGTCATAACGCACAAGAAGTTGCTGAGTTAAGACAGCGTTATTCGCCACGTCGCTATTATGATGAAGATGTTGAGCTACATACAGTGCTCAATCAAATCGCTAATGGCTTCTTTAATCCAACTTCTCCTGATAGATATAAATCAATTTTCGATAGTTTAATTGAGTTTGGCGATCATTATCAGGTATTAGCCGATTATCGTAGCTATGTGGATACTCAAGATAGTGTTGATGTTCTCTATCAAGATGGAGATGCTTGGTTGAAAAAATCTGCATTAAATATCTGCCAAATGGGTTATTTTTCTGCAGATCGTGCGGTAACAGAGTATATGCAACGAATTTGGAAAGCTTCTGCAATTACCTTGTAA
- a CDS encoding helix-turn-helix transcriptional regulator, whose product MSRKNLEYNYPAQRSVGDKILFLIKKHGPMQANDVGQRLGTSSEAARQQFVKLASAGLVEAITEPRGVGRPIQYWHLTELGQKQFPDTHAELTAQILMTIREELGEDAIDKIILARKKQSYERYTQAIREADELTERLDILASLRSQEGYMAHWEQVKDNEYLFIEDHCPICAAAKVCQGFCNTEKELFSETLGVELQRVEYILEGARRCAYRIKI is encoded by the coding sequence ATGTCAAGAAAAAACTTGGAATATAATTATCCTGCTCAACGTAGTGTTGGCGATAAAATTCTGTTTTTAATTAAAAAACATGGGCCAATGCAAGCAAATGATGTTGGTCAACGTCTTGGTACAAGTAGCGAAGCGGCAAGGCAACAATTTGTAAAGCTTGCCAGCGCAGGATTGGTTGAAGCAATAACTGAGCCAAGAGGGGTTGGACGACCTATTCAATATTGGCACTTAACAGAATTAGGGCAAAAGCAATTTCCAGATACTCATGCTGAATTAACAGCACAAATTCTGATGACTATTCGTGAAGAATTGGGTGAAGATGCGATTGATAAAATTATTCTTGCACGAAAAAAACAGAGCTATGAACGCTACACACAAGCAATAAGAGAAGCTGATGAACTAACAGAACGCTTAGATATTTTAGCTTCTCTGCGTAGTCAAGAAGGCTATATGGCACACTGGGAACAAGTAAAAGATAACGAATACCTGTTTATTGAAGATCATTGCCCAATATGTGCCGCAGCTAAAGTTTGCCAAGGTTTTTGTAATACAGAAAAAGAGTTATTTTCTGAAACACTAGGGGTAGAACTACAACGTGTTGAATATATCTTAGAAGGTGCAAGACGTTGTGCTTACCGCATTAAAATCTAA